From the Pomacea canaliculata isolate SZHN2017 linkage group LG4, ASM307304v1, whole genome shotgun sequence genome, one window contains:
- the LOC112561046 gene encoding nibrin-like: MWYLKSQGSSSLKIALLVGKEYVLGRRDCDILIENDPSVSRKHAILQVMHPQTNLIHVDRRPNLTFRDISKFGTFINNEKISGEVILADGDEIRFGSPHTVYCVIYEPFVVTSSCLDRTGKKEARNIIWQLGGHFVGEWLADCCLLVMSNINVTIKVVCALASQTPIVTPQYLQEFLLSLKGERNTPDPSEFLPCVTERHIKSDVSFLPDRKRSTVFQGTIFYFLSAKQFQKMNVAVTTAGGVPILTDTDESIDLDSFVEERALVMCPSQGDIEDQLKEWVTKVTNLLKKHGKYLIQEAEVGYAVLYSSTCDYCNANKDVSHLLPAPLSSQNLTQAGGQSSQLLISDMKNVPKDKSTVATATVDNDVAKREKQLCTGNMSRLSPAVVDDPLHAGKIRQVKCEPPMLPGYLEFSIPETPDMLTTNQLLQPSQNTVPDSFETHSPDSLISNNNETHDCSAKMAFAECGIKIEKDVSEVNTRYGNDLKSDVSFSRGQKVKTKCQAVSSGAESEMIIEISDDEDETATSKISRKLALFTRKRHPTDSSDEDKQDNPFQHIPKRPKRPKRPNPFSSPHEQKEAQQSGSKNIYGQELITSAVNNINSKGHSSQIIKPPETDSAPSGIRETTARDYLQKTSHQQPENIDPFSQELKPPPHSAYSQQTFESKAVKEKGRIVECGPKSFGVPLLEGFLRAQKTQEHAGDYSRTDKVVSSVGVKIQDLIVRAAGQEIPAFPRLSALGDGMVLWNGHMVRNVKRFCKVLHAGAHQLPRIIGGRDLQEHCAQSKTKMDEWLMEPQQIENEQSQREKEMQELFDWPCSSKPGKRKR; this comes from the exons ATGTGGTACTTAAAATCACAAGGTTCTTCGAGTTTAAAAATTGCTCTTCTTGTTGGAAAGGAATATGTTCTTGGCAGACGAGACTGTGATATCCTGATCGAAAATGATCCAAGTGTAAGTCGTAAACACGCAATCCTGCAAGTGATGCATCCACAGACAAATCTAATCCATGTGGACAGGCGACCAAACTTGACGTTCAGAGATATATCGAAGTTTGGCACTTTCATTAATAACGAGAAAATCAGCGGAGAAGTCATCCTCGCAGACGGAGACGAGATAAG GTTTGGCTCTCCACATACAGTTTACTGTGTGATATATGAACCCTTTGTGGTAACATCATCATGTTTAGAtagaacaggaaagaaagaagctcGAAATATTATCTGGCAGCTTGGTGGGCACTTTGTGGGCGAGTGGCTTGCTGACTGTTGCCTTTTAGTCATGAGCAACATAAACGTTACTATCAAGGTTGTCTGTGCCCTTGCATCTCAGACTCCCATCGTGACACCACAATATCTACAAGAGTTCCTCCTCAGTCTCaaaggagaaagaaacacaCCAGACCCATCAGAGTTTCTTCCCTGTGTCACAGAACGCCATATAAAATCTGATGTGTCATTCCTGCCAGATAGAAAGCGTTCTACAGTTTTTCAAGGGAccatattttactttcttagtGCCAAGCAGTTTCAAAAGATGAATGTTGCTGTGACAACAGCTGGAGGAGTTCCAATTCTGACCGACACAGATGAGAGCATTGACCTTGACAGCTTTGTGGAAGAGAGGGCATTGGTGATGTGCCCTTCACAGGGTGATATAGAGGACCAGCTCAAGGAATGGGTAACAAAG GTGACCAACCTTTTGAAGAAACATGGAAAATATTTGATACAAGAAGCAGAAGTTGGCTATGCTGTCCTGTACAGCTCCACCTGTGATTATTGCAATGCTAACAAAGATGTTTCACATCTATTGCCAGCACCTTTATCATCTCAGAACCTGACACAGGCAGGTGGTCAGAGCTCACAGTTACTTATTTCTGACATGAAAAATGTCCCTAAAGATAAATCAACTGTAGCTACTGCCACTGTAGATAATGATGtggcaaagagagagaaacaactatgcacaGGAAACATGTCCAGATTGTCACCGGCAGTTGTTGATGACCCTTTGCATGCAGGAAAGATTAGACAGGTTAAGTGTGAGCCACCAATGTTGCCAGGATACCTGGAATTCTCCATCCCAGAAACACCAGACATGCTAACAACAAACCAGCTTCTTCAGCCAAGTCAGAATACTGTGCCAGACAGTTTTGAAACACACAGTCCTGATTCACTAATTTCAAACAACAATGAGACACATGACTGCTCTGCTAAAATGGCTTTTGCAGAATGTGGTATAAAGATTGAAAAAGATGTCTCGGAGGTAAATACCAGGTATGGGAATGATCTCAAGTCTGATGTGTCTTTTAGCAGAGGTCAAAAGGTCAAAACTAAATGTCAGGCAGTGTCTTCAGGTGCAGAGTCAGAAATGATAATTGAGATcagtgatgatgaggatgaaacagCGACAAgcaaaatttcaagaaaattggCACTGTTTACAAGGAAAAGACATCCAACAGATTCCTCAGATGAGGACAAGCAGGACAATCCATTCCAGCACATTCCCAAAAGACCCAAAAGACCCAAAAGACCCAACCCTTTTTCTTCCCCACATGAACAAAAAGAAGCCCAACAGTCAGGGTCAAAGAACATTTATGGACAAGAACTGATAACCTCAGCAGTTAACAATATAAACAGCAAAGGACACTCCAGTCAAATAATCAAACCACCTGAAACAGATTCAGCACCAAGTGGTATCAGAGAAACTACCGCAAGAGATTATCTGCAGAAAACTTCCCATCAGCAACCTGAAAATATAGATCCCTTTAGTCAGGAGTTAAAACCTCCTCCACATTCTGCTTACAGTCAGCAAACTTTTGAAAGCAAAGCAGTTAAAGAAAAAGGTCGTATTGTTGAGTGTGGTCCCAAGAGTTTCGGTGTGCCCTTGCTTGAGGGATTTCTAAGAGCTCAAAAGACCCAAGAGCATGCTGGTGATTATTCTAGGACTGACAAAGTGGTGTCATCAGTAGGGGTAAAGATTCAAGATCTTATTGTTAGAGCAGCTGGCCAAGAAATTCCAGCATTTCCCAGATTAAGTGCACTAGGAGATGGAATGGTGTTATGGAATGGACACATGGTGCGCAATGTGAAAAGGTTTTGCAAAGTCCTGCATGCAGGTGCTCACCAGTTGCCTCGCATCATTGGTGGGAGGGACTTGCAGGAGCATTGTGCCCAATCCAAGACAAAGATGGATGAGTGGCTGATGGAACCTCAACAGATTGAGAATGAGCAGTCtcagcgagagaaagaaatgcaGGAACTCTTTGATTGGCCATGCAGCAGTAAGCCAGGAAAAAGGAAGCGTTAA
- the LOC112561047 gene encoding translation initiation factor eIF-2B subunit delta-like isoform X2: protein MKYEKQGHQNSLTGRFISKNPVCTMSSSTDTGAASGDGMPSGVPNKEEDGKKEATKHTYKTGQDRASSGSNNTGQRQKKPREGEKQKQPPLSEQKQSASPGQKQPQPGQKQQQPGQKQQQSGEKKPSQQEDKQAGAQNAILKQQNMQKKGQGQGEGFASGQAQADGVQPTKSKAELRAERRLKQEAQRAAKSQKKSEASTAPASKSDSLRVPAKVLGDDPATQKREAKKLEKQNVPQRLSVKRKDPHFSHLRQYERELKLPACGTLHPDILRLGLEYFEGFLQGSNARALGLLAAFHEVILSYSTPQNKDLSRDLEARIKPYISFLDICRPLSVSMGNAIKFIKWQIAHVAHDVSDKEIDEYVRKIDLASSAIVNCSKSKLTDGDVVIVYGCSSLIYRILCSARKSVNFRVIVVDGRPRCEGKKMIQHMVKEGIKCSYTTISNVNYVMQEATKVLLGAHALMANGCVKSRSGTSLVIMEANANNVPVLVCCETYKFCEKSQADAFVFNELGDPDSLVKVGNRKSVLAQCQDNTNLFLVNLAYDVTPPELVSVVITELGMIPCTSVPVVLRKQAFSET from the exons atgaaatatgaaaaacaaG GACATCAAAATAGTCTTACAGGAAGATTTATTTCCAAAAATCCAGTTTGCACAATGAGCAGTTCTACTGATACTGGTGCTGCTTCGGGGGATGGAATGCCATCTGGTGTTCCTAACAAAGAGGAAGATGGGAAGAAAGAGGCAACCAAACATACCTATAAAACAGGGCAGGACAGGGCATCAAGTGGCTCTAATAACACTGGCCAACGGCAGAAGAAACCTcgagagggagagaaacagaaacagcCACCATTATCAGAGCAGAAACAGTCAGCCTCACCAGGGCAAAAGCAGCCGCAACCAGGGcagaagcaacaacaaccaGGGCAGAAGCAACAACAGTCAGGAGAGAAGAAGCCCTCCCAACAAGAAGACAAACAGGCAGGAGCGCAGAATGCAATTCTTAAACAGcaaaacatgcagaaaaaaggTCAGGGTCAAGGGGAAGGATTTGCTTCTGGACAGGCCCAGGCTGATGGTGTGCAGCCAACTAAGAGTAAAGCAGAGCTGAGGGCTGAGAGAAGACTAAAGCAG GAAGCGCAACGAGCAGCAAAATCCCAGAAGAAGTCAGAAGCCAGTACAGCAC ctgctTCAAAATCTGATAGCTTGCGTGTACCAGCTAAGGTTCTTGGTGATGACCCAGCTACTCAGAAGCGAGAGGCAAAAAAACTGGAGAAGCAGAATGTTCCACAGCGATTGAGTGTAAAGCGAAAGGATCCACATTTTAGTCACTTGCGACAGTATGAACGGGAGCTGAA ACTTCCAGCCTGTGGAACACTCCATCCAGACATTTTGCGGCTTGGCTTAGAGTACTTTGAGGGCTTTCTGCAAGGATCCAATGCTCGAGCTCTTGGCCTGCTGGCAGCTTTTCATGAG GTGATCTTGTCATACTCTACACCTCAAAACAAAGATCTCTCCCGTGATCTGGAGGCACGCATCAAACCCTATATATC ATTTTTGGACATCTGCCGTCCATTGTCTGTAAGCATGGGAAATGCCATCAAATTTATCAAGTGGCAGATAGCACATGTAGCTCATGATGTCTCTGATAAGGAg ATTGATGAGTATGTGAGAAAGATTGACCTGGCTTCATCTGCCATTGTAAATTGTTCAAAGAGTAAACTTACTGATGGAGATGTCGTCATTGTCTATGGCTG TTCCTCTCTTATCTACAGAATCCTCTGCTCAGCCAGAAAATCTGTTAATTTTCgtgtcattgttgttgatgGAAGACCAAGATGTGAAG gtaagaaAATGATTCAGCACATGGtaaaggaaggaataaaatgtTCATACACAACCATCAGCAATGTGAACTATGTTATGCAGGAG GCAACCAAAGTCTTACTCGGAGCTCATGCACTGATGGCAAATGGGTGTGTGAAGTCCAGATCAGGGACATCTCTTGTCATCATGGAGGCCAATGCAAACAATGTTCCAGTCTTAGTGTGTTGCGAGACATACAAATTCTGCGAGAAGTCTCAGGCTGATGCTTTTGTCTTCAATGAGCTGG GAGATCCTGATAGCCTTGTCAAAGTTGGAAACAGAAAATCGGTATTAGCACAATGTCAAGACAACACGAACCTCTTCCTGGTGAACCTGGCATATGATGTGACACCTCCAGAGCTTGTGTCTGTGGTCATCACAGAGCTTGGTATGATCCCCTGTACATCTGTTCCTGTGGTTCTACGAAAGCAAGCTTTCAGTGAAACAtga
- the LOC112561047 gene encoding translation initiation factor eIF-2B subunit delta-like isoform X3, with protein MKYEKQVCTMSSSTDTGAASGDGMPSGVPNKEEDGKKEATKHTYKTGQDRASSGSNNTGQRQKKPREGEKQKQPPLSEQKQSASPGQKQPQPGQKQQQPGQKQQQSGEKKPSQQEDKQAGAQNAILKQQNMQKKGQGQGEGFASGQAQADGVQPTKSKAELRAERRLKQEAQRAAKSQKKSEASTAPASKSDSLRVPAKVLGDDPATQKREAKKLEKQNVPQRLSVKRKDPHFSHLRQYERELKLPACGTLHPDILRLGLEYFEGFLQGSNARALGLLAAFHEVILSYSTPQNKDLSRDLEARIKPYISFLDICRPLSVSMGNAIKFIKWQIAHVAHDVSDKEAKERLISQIDEYVRKIDLASSAIVNCSKSKLTDGDVVIVYGCSSLIYRILCSARKSVNFRVIVVDGRPRCEGKKMIQHMVKEGIKCSYTTISNVNYVMQEATKVLLGAHALMANGCVKSRSGTSLVIMEANANNVPVLVCCETYKFCEKSQADAFVFNELGDPDSLVKVGNRKSVLAQCQDNTNLFLVNLAYDVTPPELVSVVITELGMIPCTSVPVVLRKQAFSET; from the exons atgaaatatgaaaaacaaG TTTGCACAATGAGCAGTTCTACTGATACTGGTGCTGCTTCGGGGGATGGAATGCCATCTGGTGTTCCTAACAAAGAGGAAGATGGGAAGAAAGAGGCAACCAAACATACCTATAAAACAGGGCAGGACAGGGCATCAAGTGGCTCTAATAACACTGGCCAACGGCAGAAGAAACCTcgagagggagagaaacagaaacagcCACCATTATCAGAGCAGAAACAGTCAGCCTCACCAGGGCAAAAGCAGCCGCAACCAGGGcagaagcaacaacaaccaGGGCAGAAGCAACAACAGTCAGGAGAGAAGAAGCCCTCCCAACAAGAAGACAAACAGGCAGGAGCGCAGAATGCAATTCTTAAACAGcaaaacatgcagaaaaaaggTCAGGGTCAAGGGGAAGGATTTGCTTCTGGACAGGCCCAGGCTGATGGTGTGCAGCCAACTAAGAGTAAAGCAGAGCTGAGGGCTGAGAGAAGACTAAAGCAG GAAGCGCAACGAGCAGCAAAATCCCAGAAGAAGTCAGAAGCCAGTACAGCAC ctgctTCAAAATCTGATAGCTTGCGTGTACCAGCTAAGGTTCTTGGTGATGACCCAGCTACTCAGAAGCGAGAGGCAAAAAAACTGGAGAAGCAGAATGTTCCACAGCGATTGAGTGTAAAGCGAAAGGATCCACATTTTAGTCACTTGCGACAGTATGAACGGGAGCTGAA ACTTCCAGCCTGTGGAACACTCCATCCAGACATTTTGCGGCTTGGCTTAGAGTACTTTGAGGGCTTTCTGCAAGGATCCAATGCTCGAGCTCTTGGCCTGCTGGCAGCTTTTCATGAG GTGATCTTGTCATACTCTACACCTCAAAACAAAGATCTCTCCCGTGATCTGGAGGCACGCATCAAACCCTATATATC ATTTTTGGACATCTGCCGTCCATTGTCTGTAAGCATGGGAAATGCCATCAAATTTATCAAGTGGCAGATAGCACATGTAGCTCATGATGTCTCTGATAAGGAg GCCAAGGAACGACTTATTTCGCAGATTGATGAGTATGTGAGAAAGATTGACCTGGCTTCATCTGCCATTGTAAATTGTTCAAAGAGTAAACTTACTGATGGAGATGTCGTCATTGTCTATGGCTG TTCCTCTCTTATCTACAGAATCCTCTGCTCAGCCAGAAAATCTGTTAATTTTCgtgtcattgttgttgatgGAAGACCAAGATGTGAAG gtaagaaAATGATTCAGCACATGGtaaaggaaggaataaaatgtTCATACACAACCATCAGCAATGTGAACTATGTTATGCAGGAG GCAACCAAAGTCTTACTCGGAGCTCATGCACTGATGGCAAATGGGTGTGTGAAGTCCAGATCAGGGACATCTCTTGTCATCATGGAGGCCAATGCAAACAATGTTCCAGTCTTAGTGTGTTGCGAGACATACAAATTCTGCGAGAAGTCTCAGGCTGATGCTTTTGTCTTCAATGAGCTGG GAGATCCTGATAGCCTTGTCAAAGTTGGAAACAGAAAATCGGTATTAGCACAATGTCAAGACAACACGAACCTCTTCCTGGTGAACCTGGCATATGATGTGACACCTCCAGAGCTTGTGTCTGTGGTCATCACAGAGCTTGGTATGATCCCCTGTACATCTGTTCCTGTGGTTCTACGAAAGCAAGCTTTCAGTGAAACAtga
- the LOC112561047 gene encoding translation initiation factor eIF-2B subunit delta-like isoform X1, whose protein sequence is MKYEKQGHQNSLTGRFISKNPVCTMSSSTDTGAASGDGMPSGVPNKEEDGKKEATKHTYKTGQDRASSGSNNTGQRQKKPREGEKQKQPPLSEQKQSASPGQKQPQPGQKQQQPGQKQQQSGEKKPSQQEDKQAGAQNAILKQQNMQKKGQGQGEGFASGQAQADGVQPTKSKAELRAERRLKQEAQRAAKSQKKSEASTAPASKSDSLRVPAKVLGDDPATQKREAKKLEKQNVPQRLSVKRKDPHFSHLRQYERELKLPACGTLHPDILRLGLEYFEGFLQGSNARALGLLAAFHEVILSYSTPQNKDLSRDLEARIKPYISFLDICRPLSVSMGNAIKFIKWQIAHVAHDVSDKEAKERLISQIDEYVRKIDLASSAIVNCSKSKLTDGDVVIVYGCSSLIYRILCSARKSVNFRVIVVDGRPRCEGKKMIQHMVKEGIKCSYTTISNVNYVMQEATKVLLGAHALMANGCVKSRSGTSLVIMEANANNVPVLVCCETYKFCEKSQADAFVFNELGDPDSLVKVGNRKSVLAQCQDNTNLFLVNLAYDVTPPELVSVVITELGMIPCTSVPVVLRKQAFSET, encoded by the exons atgaaatatgaaaaacaaG GACATCAAAATAGTCTTACAGGAAGATTTATTTCCAAAAATCCAGTTTGCACAATGAGCAGTTCTACTGATACTGGTGCTGCTTCGGGGGATGGAATGCCATCTGGTGTTCCTAACAAAGAGGAAGATGGGAAGAAAGAGGCAACCAAACATACCTATAAAACAGGGCAGGACAGGGCATCAAGTGGCTCTAATAACACTGGCCAACGGCAGAAGAAACCTcgagagggagagaaacagaaacagcCACCATTATCAGAGCAGAAACAGTCAGCCTCACCAGGGCAAAAGCAGCCGCAACCAGGGcagaagcaacaacaaccaGGGCAGAAGCAACAACAGTCAGGAGAGAAGAAGCCCTCCCAACAAGAAGACAAACAGGCAGGAGCGCAGAATGCAATTCTTAAACAGcaaaacatgcagaaaaaaggTCAGGGTCAAGGGGAAGGATTTGCTTCTGGACAGGCCCAGGCTGATGGTGTGCAGCCAACTAAGAGTAAAGCAGAGCTGAGGGCTGAGAGAAGACTAAAGCAG GAAGCGCAACGAGCAGCAAAATCCCAGAAGAAGTCAGAAGCCAGTACAGCAC ctgctTCAAAATCTGATAGCTTGCGTGTACCAGCTAAGGTTCTTGGTGATGACCCAGCTACTCAGAAGCGAGAGGCAAAAAAACTGGAGAAGCAGAATGTTCCACAGCGATTGAGTGTAAAGCGAAAGGATCCACATTTTAGTCACTTGCGACAGTATGAACGGGAGCTGAA ACTTCCAGCCTGTGGAACACTCCATCCAGACATTTTGCGGCTTGGCTTAGAGTACTTTGAGGGCTTTCTGCAAGGATCCAATGCTCGAGCTCTTGGCCTGCTGGCAGCTTTTCATGAG GTGATCTTGTCATACTCTACACCTCAAAACAAAGATCTCTCCCGTGATCTGGAGGCACGCATCAAACCCTATATATC ATTTTTGGACATCTGCCGTCCATTGTCTGTAAGCATGGGAAATGCCATCAAATTTATCAAGTGGCAGATAGCACATGTAGCTCATGATGTCTCTGATAAGGAg GCCAAGGAACGACTTATTTCGCAGATTGATGAGTATGTGAGAAAGATTGACCTGGCTTCATCTGCCATTGTAAATTGTTCAAAGAGTAAACTTACTGATGGAGATGTCGTCATTGTCTATGGCTG TTCCTCTCTTATCTACAGAATCCTCTGCTCAGCCAGAAAATCTGTTAATTTTCgtgtcattgttgttgatgGAAGACCAAGATGTGAAG gtaagaaAATGATTCAGCACATGGtaaaggaaggaataaaatgtTCATACACAACCATCAGCAATGTGAACTATGTTATGCAGGAG GCAACCAAAGTCTTACTCGGAGCTCATGCACTGATGGCAAATGGGTGTGTGAAGTCCAGATCAGGGACATCTCTTGTCATCATGGAGGCCAATGCAAACAATGTTCCAGTCTTAGTGTGTTGCGAGACATACAAATTCTGCGAGAAGTCTCAGGCTGATGCTTTTGTCTTCAATGAGCTGG GAGATCCTGATAGCCTTGTCAAAGTTGGAAACAGAAAATCGGTATTAGCACAATGTCAAGACAACACGAACCTCTTCCTGGTGAACCTGGCATATGATGTGACACCTCCAGAGCTTGTGTCTGTGGTCATCACAGAGCTTGGTATGATCCCCTGTACATCTGTTCCTGTGGTTCTACGAAAGCAAGCTTTCAGTGAAACAtga
- the LOC112561047 gene encoding translation initiation factor eIF-2B subunit delta-like isoform X4: MSSSTDTGAASGDGMPSGVPNKEEDGKKEATKHTYKTGQDRASSGSNNTGQRQKKPREGEKQKQPPLSEQKQSASPGQKQPQPGQKQQQPGQKQQQSGEKKPSQQEDKQAGAQNAILKQQNMQKKGQGQGEGFASGQAQADGVQPTKSKAELRAERRLKQEAQRAAKSQKKSEASTAPASKSDSLRVPAKVLGDDPATQKREAKKLEKQNVPQRLSVKRKDPHFSHLRQYERELKLPACGTLHPDILRLGLEYFEGFLQGSNARALGLLAAFHEVILSYSTPQNKDLSRDLEARIKPYISFLDICRPLSVSMGNAIKFIKWQIAHVAHDVSDKEAKERLISQIDEYVRKIDLASSAIVNCSKSKLTDGDVVIVYGCSSLIYRILCSARKSVNFRVIVVDGRPRCEGKKMIQHMVKEGIKCSYTTISNVNYVMQEATKVLLGAHALMANGCVKSRSGTSLVIMEANANNVPVLVCCETYKFCEKSQADAFVFNELGDPDSLVKVGNRKSVLAQCQDNTNLFLVNLAYDVTPPELVSVVITELGMIPCTSVPVVLRKQAFSET, encoded by the exons ATGAGCAGTTCTACTGATACTGGTGCTGCTTCGGGGGATGGAATGCCATCTGGTGTTCCTAACAAAGAGGAAGATGGGAAGAAAGAGGCAACCAAACATACCTATAAAACAGGGCAGGACAGGGCATCAAGTGGCTCTAATAACACTGGCCAACGGCAGAAGAAACCTcgagagggagagaaacagaaacagcCACCATTATCAGAGCAGAAACAGTCAGCCTCACCAGGGCAAAAGCAGCCGCAACCAGGGcagaagcaacaacaaccaGGGCAGAAGCAACAACAGTCAGGAGAGAAGAAGCCCTCCCAACAAGAAGACAAACAGGCAGGAGCGCAGAATGCAATTCTTAAACAGcaaaacatgcagaaaaaaggTCAGGGTCAAGGGGAAGGATTTGCTTCTGGACAGGCCCAGGCTGATGGTGTGCAGCCAACTAAGAGTAAAGCAGAGCTGAGGGCTGAGAGAAGACTAAAGCAG GAAGCGCAACGAGCAGCAAAATCCCAGAAGAAGTCAGAAGCCAGTACAGCAC ctgctTCAAAATCTGATAGCTTGCGTGTACCAGCTAAGGTTCTTGGTGATGACCCAGCTACTCAGAAGCGAGAGGCAAAAAAACTGGAGAAGCAGAATGTTCCACAGCGATTGAGTGTAAAGCGAAAGGATCCACATTTTAGTCACTTGCGACAGTATGAACGGGAGCTGAA ACTTCCAGCCTGTGGAACACTCCATCCAGACATTTTGCGGCTTGGCTTAGAGTACTTTGAGGGCTTTCTGCAAGGATCCAATGCTCGAGCTCTTGGCCTGCTGGCAGCTTTTCATGAG GTGATCTTGTCATACTCTACACCTCAAAACAAAGATCTCTCCCGTGATCTGGAGGCACGCATCAAACCCTATATATC ATTTTTGGACATCTGCCGTCCATTGTCTGTAAGCATGGGAAATGCCATCAAATTTATCAAGTGGCAGATAGCACATGTAGCTCATGATGTCTCTGATAAGGAg GCCAAGGAACGACTTATTTCGCAGATTGATGAGTATGTGAGAAAGATTGACCTGGCTTCATCTGCCATTGTAAATTGTTCAAAGAGTAAACTTACTGATGGAGATGTCGTCATTGTCTATGGCTG TTCCTCTCTTATCTACAGAATCCTCTGCTCAGCCAGAAAATCTGTTAATTTTCgtgtcattgttgttgatgGAAGACCAAGATGTGAAG gtaagaaAATGATTCAGCACATGGtaaaggaaggaataaaatgtTCATACACAACCATCAGCAATGTGAACTATGTTATGCAGGAG GCAACCAAAGTCTTACTCGGAGCTCATGCACTGATGGCAAATGGGTGTGTGAAGTCCAGATCAGGGACATCTCTTGTCATCATGGAGGCCAATGCAAACAATGTTCCAGTCTTAGTGTGTTGCGAGACATACAAATTCTGCGAGAAGTCTCAGGCTGATGCTTTTGTCTTCAATGAGCTGG GAGATCCTGATAGCCTTGTCAAAGTTGGAAACAGAAAATCGGTATTAGCACAATGTCAAGACAACACGAACCTCTTCCTGGTGAACCTGGCATATGATGTGACACCTCCAGAGCTTGTGTCTGTGGTCATCACAGAGCTTGGTATGATCCCCTGTACATCTGTTCCTGTGGTTCTACGAAAGCAAGCTTTCAGTGAAACAtga